One window of Trifolium pratense cultivar HEN17-A07 linkage group LG5, ARS_RC_1.1, whole genome shotgun sequence genomic DNA carries:
- the LOC123884171 gene encoding heat stress transcription factor C-1 yields the protein MGMEQNNVIAPFIMKTYHMVNEPNTDNLIKWGPSNNSFIVLDPLQFSHSLLPVFFKHNNFSSFVRQLNTYGFRKVDPDRWEFANEYFLRGQKQLLKNIVRKKHVGGVGNGRNNNNYFNEVKFEDLEEDEVMMKEILKLKEEQRILDEELQGMNKRLETTEKRPQQMMAFLCNVVEDPQILSRILNEREKQIIVETKKRRFISPPETAAMTVATTSTSSSSSGMGIASTVKMEFDEDEVTVANNMTSSSPEMGFEIDYFHREPPQGLTPAGDWWGQTQFGQMGFRNDCAVVPTPLTVVSPAPVMGGGNSNSRTECVVFNEMAAENSKLPPYPFSLLEGGF from the exons ATGGGGATGGAGCAAAACAACGTGATCGCACCGTTCATTATGAAGACATATCACATGGTTAACGAACCAAACACAGATAACCTTATCAAGTGGGGTCCATCAAACAACAGTTTCATCGTCCTTGATCCACTCCAATTCTCTCACTCTCTTCTTCCTGTTTTCTTCAAACACAACAATTTCTCTAGCTTTGTTCGTCAACTCAACACCTAC GGTTTTAGAAAAGTGGATCCGGATAGATGGGAATTTGCGAATGAGTATTTTCTAAGAGGACAAAAACAATTATTGAAGAACATAGTTAGGAAGAAGCACGTTGGTGGAGTTGGAAATGGAAGgaacaataataattattttaatgagGTGAAATTTGAAGAtttagaagaagatgaagttatGATGAAGGAAATATTGAAGCTAAAAGAAGAACAAAGAATTTTAGATGAAGAGCTTCAAGGAATGAACAAAAGATtagaaacaacagagaaaagACCACAACAAATGATGGCTTTTCTTTGCAATGTCGTTGAAGATCCTCAAATTCTATCAAGAATACTaaatgagagagaaaaacaaataattgttGAGACGAAAAAACGACGGTTTATATCTCCGCCGGAGACGGCGGCGATGACGGTGGCGACCACGTCAACTTCTTCGTCATCTTCCGGCATGGGGATAGCGAGTACCGTGAAGATGGAGTTTGATGAAGACGAGGTGACTGTTGCGAATAATATGACGTCGTCTTCGCCGGAGATGGGTTTTGAAATTGATTATTTCCACCGTGAGCCGCCGCAGGGGTTGACGCCGGCGGGTGATTGGTGGGGGCAGACACAGTTTGGACAAATGGGTTTTAGGAATGATTGTGCAGTTGTTCCGACACCGTTGACGGTGGTGTCTCCGGCGCCGGTGATGGGAGGTGGGAATAGCAATAGTAGAACGGAGTGTGTGGTTTTCAATGAAATGGCGGCGGAGAATAGTAAGTTGCCACCTTATCCTTTTTCATTGTTAGAAGGTGGCTTTTAG